From the genome of Bos indicus isolate NIAB-ARS_2022 breed Sahiwal x Tharparkar chromosome 2, NIAB-ARS_B.indTharparkar_mat_pri_1.0, whole genome shotgun sequence:
TAGGATGTCCCATGATGCTTCATTAAAGAGTTGCTGGATTGTTGGGGTAGATGGTTAGAAGGATGAATGGATGTTGGGATggaatggaaggatggatggaggaTGGGATGCATGTGTAGATGGACAGAAGGAATGCATGCATCAGGGTGGAAAGGCAGGAACGCGGGAAGGTGGGGGGATGAATGGGTGGCTGGAAAGATGGGGTGTCCTGCATCCGAGGACCAAGACCACTGCTGGAGAGAGACCCAGCTTCTCCctgcttctttcactttcaggtccCACTGCTCCAATTCCAGCCAGACCCGGGGAAGAAGACCCAGAAAGACCAGAGAGTCCCCAAAGGAGGTGCCTCTTCCCAACCTTCACTCTAGTtgcctcttctctgtctctgttggGACCCCCAGGTTGAAAAGTAACTGAGCCCTGACCCAGCTAGACAAAGACGGAGAGGCCAACAGGTGGACCTCGGGAGCCACAGTAGCATAAGCTTATATTCCTCAGGTGGTGAGGGTATCtaccaggaaaagaaaggaacCACTGGCAGCACCTGCAGGCACCGCTGGGGGCCCTGGGGAGCAGGGAAGGCTGGGGAGGGTGACTGGAAGCTTATAGAAAACAGCCCAGGGAAACCACCTCTGCTGGGCCATTTGCAAACATGTCAATTCAATTCAGAGAGTGACGGAAGAGCCAAAGTGCCTGCTTCGTATCCCGGCTCCATCCCTTACTAACTATAGTCCTTGGCACAAAACTTGTCCTGCCtcacagggtgggggtgggggttgtgaCGATGCATCAGCCCAGGTGCAGCGCAGGGCAAGGCTCCTGGTACATGCCCACTCATTAGGCAGTAGCTTGTGGTTCTCATCCTTCCATGGGCTCGCTTTTCACCACCACCCCGCCAGCTTCCAGGACCGGGGTGCAGATTCTATAGCTCAGTCTCGGACCTTAAGGAGTTCCAGATCTTTAGGGAGATAGACCCTAAAGGAACACATTGCAACACAAGTTAAAGGTAGTGACCAGACACACCTAGGAACATGGGAGTGCCAGGAAGGCTTCTTGACAGAGGTGACTCTTAGGGGCTGTTGGTCTATTTAAGCCTTCACCACAACCCTGTAAGGAGatagtattcccattttacagatcagaaaaaggaaacacagagaaatcaagtttggggggaggggggagatcaGAGGAGAGTGGTGGGAAGGACTTAGGGGAAATCAGATAGATGCAGAAGATGAAGgtaaaggagggaggaggatgcaGACTGGAGGTGAGGAAGGAAAGGGCGTTGAGAAGCACCATTGCTCCCAGATGAGATGAAAGCCCAGGCCTTGGGTCACCTGAGGTTGTCAACACTCAGATTCCTGGGCCCTACCCCAAATATCCTGAATCAGGCTTCTAGTGGGAGGACACAGGAATTCATATATTTAGCAAACACACTAGATTAGGGTTGTGGCTTCTCCCATGCACCAGGATGGTGAGCTGGTGCTGAGAGTGATGATGGAGTCGGGGCTTCTTTGCAGATATCAGCCACATATGGGAACTCCACAGAAGTCCACCTGGAGGAGCCACACACAAGCCAAGCCAGCTGTCTGCAAGATGCACCCAGGAAAGACGGGTTGGCTGGACTTCCCAGGTCCCAGCAACACAGGCATCATCCCcactttttggaaaagaagaaggaagatcCCAGGAGCCTTGGGTGCCCCCCAAGCAtgtgggaactagatggggaggAGTTTCAGCAAGACCAGGAGAAAGGAGTTCCAAGGACAGAGATCTGCCTGGAGGACTCAACACCCACcatccagggacagggggagggaGCCAGAGAGCCCCTGAAGGAGGTGGCAGGGTCAGAGGCTGAGGGCAAGGGAGCTTTGCTGGGTGTGGAGGGCCAGAGGACAACAAAGGGGACTCATGAAGGGGAAGCAGAGAGGAGTCATATCCATAGACTGCTGGCCTCCAGCCCCAAAGGGACAATAGGGGACGTAGTGTCATGGGGCAAGCATGATGGGAAGGTGCCTAGTATCCCAGGGGAGCTCTGGGTCCTTCAGGGCCTGGGAACCAAGGAAGACTCCACCTCAGAGAAGCCTCAAGAGCAGACAGGAGTGACCAGTGTGACCAGGAGGGAGGAACAAGCAGAGATGGCCTTGCAGGATGTCGTCAAGGTGAGAACAGTCGAGCTCTGTACTTGTCTCTGCTCCCCGCTCTAACCTGCCCCATAGGCAGGTGTCTTCAAGGGTGGCCCTGGGCCCTTCCAGCCCATAGACTAATTTGTATTGGTCCACACAGAACCATTATGATCTGAGGATACCATTTGAAGTTCTTTGGTTCATCACATGAAGATCATGCATTCTTCAGTTTATCACAATCCCCACATCTCCCTATTGCCTCACACCAGGCCCACATTGTTCATCCATGCTACCTGCCCAGCTCTGTGGGCATCTGAGTTTGCAATCCCTTCCCAAAAGTTCTTCAGGGCAGTTGCTTATCCTCAAGGTCCATTACCCTCTTTATTGGCAGATTTCTTCCCAATATCTAAGTTCTGCTGTTGCAGGCCCCACCCACCTTGTTGCCCCTGTGGCTGCTTCTCCTCGCGGTCACCCAAATTGTTTTCAAGCCTTCCTCTAGCATCCTCCCTAGGCAGAGGCTTCCAGATGCTTGCCGCCAGTGACTTGGATTTTTTAGTGAAGGAAGAAATCATGGCTCCAGGCTCATCCAGGGGCACAGCCAGGCACCACAGCTCCCAGGGCTCTCCCCAGTCCTGCGCTCCACCCAAGAGCTGTTTCACATGACCTGGGGTCTCATGGGAGTGTTTGCCAGGTCAAGTCCCGGGCTGggggctctgccctcctccttcaccttccatTTCCTTTCACCCTGTCCCTGCCTTCAGAGCCTCAGATATGGGCTGCAGAAAACCCAGGAGCAAGCCCAGCACCAGGAGCAGATGCTGAAGGAGCAGGAAGGGGAGCTGAAGGCACTGCAGGAGCAGCTCAGCAGGTAACCTGGGCAACCAACATCACAGCCAGGTGTGGGAGCCAGGAGGCAGGAGGCTCGCATTCACGGTCACGCCAGGAAGCATCTTCTGAGCACCTCCCGTGTACCAGGCCTTGCCAGGGCACAACTTCGGGGTGCTGAGGTATACAGAATACTATTCCTGCTATCCCTTGCCAGCCCCCTCCCTCGCTGGCCTCCCTAAGTAGCCCCAGGAGAGCTCTATGGGTCCCTCCCTTCCTGCACTCACCTTTGCCACTTGCTGCTGCCTCTTCATCGttcccctctctcttttccaTCCACAAAGCACCCCCGCCCCACCACATTCCTGCCccactctctgtctccctctttccctctgttTGCCTCTCCTTTTCCTGTTCCCTGTTGTACAATCTCTCTTTCACCCTCTTGATCATCGTAATCATAACTATCATCACGGAGCACGTTATAGCCCTGGCATTCTTCCAGGTGCTTGCTCCTAACAACCTCAGGAGACCAGTCCTTCAAGAACCcccgttttatagatgaggaggcTAAGGCTCCAAGATGCTACACAACTCACCCAACATCAGCTAGTTAGTAGAGGAGCTGAGATCCAGACCCTGCAGCTGACTCCAGAAGCAATGGGCTAAAGGCCACTCCTCAGCCAGTACCCGCTATGCCTGTGTATCAGTCcccccatctctccctctctcagcaACCAGCACATTCATCTTCCCATCATCACTCCACCTCAGGGGTCCAAAGTACACGTTTGTCTCTGCTTTCTCCCTCAGCCTTTCATTTTCTTAGGTTCTTGgtcacaatttatttttaaattatgacacCACGCGAAGTTCATCCTAGGTCTGACTCAGTCTCACCATGTGTCTCTCCCTTGGTGTCTGTGTGCCTCAGTCTGCCCGCCGGCCTTGCCTCTCCCACGTGGCTGACACCTGCCCTAAACCAGGGGAGCCTGCGTAGCTGTGATTCAGAGTGAATCACAGAGCCATCTACTGACTGCTTAACAGGCGCAGAGAGGCCTGGGACCCAGGAACCAAGCCCAAAAGGCCCCCTGGGACTCCTACCGCTAGATGCTCAGCTGAGTCCTGTgttctttttcagcaaagtatCCCATGATTCAGACCCTAAGTGAGTGCGGGGGCCTTGCCCACCCAAGACCATCTCTGGGGACCAAGACAGGCTGCAGGGAGAAGCTGGGAGGCTCTGGGAAGACCACCCAGCCCCAGTTGCTCCCTGGAGCTGGGTGAGCCCCTGTCTCACAGCCCCCTGTCCTGAGCCCATTATCCCATCCATCACCCAGTCATTCCACAAACACTACATgcccactctgtgccaggcctgtTCTATGTGCTATGGTAGTTATGATTATGATGGTCAAGAGGGTGGAAGAGAGATTGTGCAACAGGGAACTGGAAAATGAGAGGCAAAcaggaaaagagagacagagaaagagaagacactTTCAAGGATAAAACGCAAAATCCTGGCCCTTATGGAGCTTACACGCCAGTGGGAGAGGCAGTTAATAAATACAAGCAATAAAATACACAGGATGTCAGGTTGTGATGagttctaagaagaaaaaaattaaagcaggaGAGAGGAATGGGAAGTAACAGGGCTGATACTTTAAAAGGAGGTGGCCTCACCAGGGGAGGCCTCCCTGGAAAGGTGAAGTTTGAGTTAAGAcctgaaggaagggaaaaggagtCATTTGCATATGTGACAGAAGAATGTTCCAGGCAGGGGGAACGGCAGGAGCAAAGGCTCTGTGGTGGGAACGGGCATGGCATCAGGAGTGCCACTATAGCCCCAGTGgcgggaaagagagagaggatgtAGGAAAAGGTCAGGTGGGTCATGGGAAACCCTAGTGGGTCATCAGAGGACCTTGGCTTTGGCGTGACTTTGAATCACTGAGTCTCCTGAGCAGAGGAGGGACATGATGTAACTCTGCTTATGAAAACTATATTTctctgcatttaaaaaacaattcaggggtttttagtgtattcacaaagttgtgcatccacagtcaattttagaatattttcatcaccccaaagagAAACCTGGTACTCATTAGCAGACACTGCCCAACCCCCCTCCTCCGCCTCCTAGCCCTGGGCAAGCACTAATCTGCCCTCTGTCTGCATGGGTGTGCCTGTTTCAGGCTGGCCTGTGTTTTCGAGGATTCACACCCCTGGACCCATGGAGCTAGTCTACAGGGGATCCAAGCTGGAAGCAGGGAGACCGATAAGGAAGGGGAGCTGGGATGTACTAGGGGCGATGAGGGTACAGGGAGCAGCTGGATCCTGAAGTCAGGCTCAAGGGACTGGATGTGGGGTGAGAGAGAAAGACGGAGTCGAGAATGACTCCAGGCCTTCGGCCTGACTAACTGGAAAGCTAGAGTCAGTGTGTGGAGGAGCAGGCTGGCGGGGACAGCTCAGGTGTTGGGTTTGGAGCCTGCCAAGTTCGAGACCCCTGTAAGACACCAAGTGGAGCTTTGGATGGGTGGTTGAGTGGAGTGGAGGAGAGAGGGTGGGCTAGAGGACCCACTGGAGAACCACTGGAATGAGGGTGGCGAGTAACAGAAGCTTCGGAGGCCAGGACAAAAATGTGCCCCTCTGCCTCCTGGAAGCCAGGAACTTAGACCCCACACCCCTCGGAAAGGAGCCGTGGGCTTCGAGCTGGTGACAGTGTGTCACCAACTGTGAGAAGGGCCATGGGGCCCAGGCAGAGAGTGAACAATGTTCACTCTGCCTCTGTTGTGgccagaggtggggagggcaCAGCAGGGAGCAGGACAGGCACGTCTACTCTCAGAGGCCTGCAGAGACAGACGACAGATCAACAAACAGAAATACAATTTTAGATAGTCATGGGCCCTGCAGGggccagagagagaggagaatcaTCTAGAATTGGAGTCAGGGAAGcgctctctgaggaggtggcttTTGAGCAGAAATTCCAACCAAAGGCAAAGCTGGACCAGGCAGGTGTCTCGAGAGGAGCCTTTCAAGCAGGAGGAcaggcaggtgcaaaggcccaggAGATGTGAGCTTGGGGACAAGCAGGCGTGTGGCTAGAGCAGAGGCCTCCACGTGCTCTAGAAGCAGAGTCATGAACAGAAGTGTCTCATGGTCTGACTTGGGTTTCTGAAGGATAGCTCTGGCTCTGGTGGGGAGAACGGACTCAGGATGGGCAGGGTGCAGAGCCCCAGGCTATACGCACAGGGGAGACGCGGCAGGTCCCAGAGCAGAACAACCCAGGGCTATAAAAATACACCTGGGCTTTCCATACCCGCTTCCTGGCTTTCTGACTGTGTGGCCCTGGGTCCCTCTTCTGCCTTAGGTCCCTGATTTGCAAAAAGGAGATGGTTGCCTCTCTTCCAGGTCAGATGCTCTGTGAGATCTTCTTTCTAAGCAGATCTGCCCCCTGGGTTAACCTCAAAGCAGAAGGGATTAGGACAGGTACGAGTGGAAGGTCTTCAGATGGGGAACTAGATAAATATCCCTTCTCCCCAACTTGGGTGGCAGCACTGAGCTCCCCAGAGGCTGCCGCAGGACCGTCAGGATCCATCCCACTCTCCTACCTGCTGTCCACTCAGCCCTGATGCCACAAACCACTGGTGACCAGGGCCCTGCATGCATGCAAGTATGGGGAGGCGAGTGATTAGAGCTGGGCAGGCCTGCTCTCAGATTTCTGCTCCCTCCACTTATCAAGTTGTGTGACCCTAGGCAAGTGTTACTACCTCTCTAAAGGTCTGTTTTCTTTCCTATAAAGTGATGATCATATCACCTGTCCCATAAATTTGTGGAAGTTCAATGAAACAAGGCTATAAAGCACTAAGCTCAGTGCCAGGCACGTAGTAGATTCTCAATAGACTTTAATTCCCTCCGGGTTGAAAGAGGACACCTCCTGCCCTAGGAGTGTcggtggtgctggtggtttagtctcttaagtcctgttcaactctcgtgaccccgtggactgtagcctgccaggcttctctgtccataggattcttcaggcaacaatactggagtgggttgccatttccttctccaggggatctttcccactcaggaatcaaacccaggtctcctgcctagcaggcagattctttaccaactgagctatgagggaatcccAGGAGTGTCTGTCACCcccttgaaagtaaaagtgaaagtaactcagtcgtgtccaactcttgtgacctcatggactgtagcccaccagactcttctgtccatgggattctccaggcaagaacactggagtgggttgccatttccttctcaaggggatcttcctgacccaagaatcgaacctgattctcctgcattgcaggcagattctttacagactgagctatggagggaagcccttaaatacttAAAATGCTTCGGTGGTTTCCATGGCACTGAGATCAAAGTCCACTCCTCCTAGAGCACTGAGGACTCTGCCTGCCTCCCGCcttgcctcctgcctccccaccccaccccaccccctgtattagttggccaaaaagctcataCAGGTTTTCCTATTACAGCTtataaaaaacccaaacaaactttttggccaacccaatagtttcGCAcgtctttctttcatttcctcaaatAAGCCAAGTTCTTCCCAACTTGCAGAACTTGGTATGTCCCTTTCTCTGGCTCTGCAAGgctgcttccttgtctttcagatCTGCTTAAAGGTCACCCTGTCTAAGAAGACCTCCTGAGTGCTCCCTCAGCTCTGCGGCTCTGCCACTCCTTTGGCGTTGTCACACACTTAATTATGTTATTGGTCCATCACTCATTTTAACCACTGCCCCAAACATGCTATAAGCTCCACCAAGAACCTTAGGCATTGCTGTATTCCTGGCACCTAACACAGTcattggcacacagtaggtgcttaatttcttacctggagaatcccatggtcagaggagcctggtgggttccagtctatagagtcacaaagagttggacacaactgaagtgacttaataacaggtgcttaataaatgttccCTCTAACCCCAAAGACACTGACTAACCGCAGTGGTCACATTAGGGCCTGCGCTGCCCACACCAGAGGCCCTGGGATCACTGGGCAAGTAACTTagcttaagaaaatgaaatcctaATACTaagaaatgaagaggctgaggACTCGAATGTTTGTTAAGTCACTCTTCCCTATGGCTGCAGGGACTGGCCTTTCTGGATTTCGGTGGCTAGCTGTTGTCTGTCTGATGTTATGGCTCACCCAGTTTTCCTCCCTGCAGCATGCTATGGCAGAAATTCTTAAATTAATAATTCAATTCATTGTCAAACCTCTTCCCTTAGGGGCAtgggtatacacacacaaacatacacacacacacacacacacacacacacacacacacacacatccagagGTCATAGAACAGACACCACCATTACAACACCCACCTGTCTGAACAATGGAGTAAGAGGTAGGGGCCTGGAGCTAGGACCCTTTTATTTCCAGTCCATTAGATTTCTTAGAAACTTCTAGGAAGACactaagacaaaaggaaaaggcaagaatAGAACTGAGGAGTTTCCAAGCCCAAACTGAAACAGAAATTTAAGAAAGCCATATGTTtaatatgacttttttttaaactgaaaagacaatctaatgcaattttcaaaatattttaaagccaaaAAGTCACTTCAAATCCTGCATCACTTACTGCTTTCCCCAAACACCGCAGTTGTTTTCAGCTGGCACTGCCCATCCAGCCTGGGCTCCCAGGCATCCGCTACCCCCCAGAGATCAGCCAGGATTGTGAGCATGCCTTTCcagaaaatggtattttaaaatgaaaatgttagagagagaaagaaggaaaacaattgaaaataTTGGCTCGTTCTCTCTAGAGGAACATGCAAGGCTAGATCCTGTTTTCGTTGCTCTGATCGGTTGATGAGTCATCTGTAGGTGTCAGTTCACACAGTGCTTTTCTGGTGAGATGTGTGTGTTGGGTGATGAGTGTATGTGGTGTGTCATAGGAGTTATCGGTGTATGATGTGTTGTGAGTATGTGTGAAGTGTGTGCgtgttgtgtggtgtgtgtgtgtacatgttatgtgcatgtgtgtgatgtATGTTGTGATGTGCAAGTTTAAGTGTGTGATGTGTTGTATGGTGAGTGTGTATGTCTAGTGGGGGTGTGGTATCGGTACATGTGATGTGTGTGGTatatgtgtagtgtgtgtgtgctgtgttgtaagtgtgtggtgtatgtgtgtgtggcatctAGTGTGGTGTGTGCGCCTGTATGTGTGGTAAATGTGTGTTGTATGTGGTATGTGTGGGGTGTTgtgtatggggtgtgtgtgtgtagtgtgtgctatgtgtgtgtggtgtctagtgtggtgtgtgtgcctgtatgcGTTGTGAATGTGTGttatatgtggtgtgtgtgtgtgtgctctgctgTGAATGTATGGTGTGTGGTGTGTTATGCGGTGTGTGTATAcagtgtgtagtgtgtgtgtactATGTTGTAAGTatgttcagtgtgtgtgtggtgtctagtgtggtgtgtgtgcctgtatgcGTTGAGATTGTGTGTcatatgtggtgtgtgtgcgcTGTGTTGTGATTGTATGGTGTGTGGGGTgttatgtggtgtgtgtgtatagtgtgcAGTGTGTGTGCTATGTTGTCAGTGTGttcagtatatgtgtgtgtagtgtCTAGTGtagtgtgtgtgcctgtatgtgttGTGGTTGCATGTTATATGTGGTGTCTGTGTGCAGTGTTGTcaatgtgtggtgtgtgtgtacacttcAGCTGCGGGGGCAccaccagcttcccaggtggggctccGGTCACTCAGCCCGGCTCAGACACAGATGCTGCGCCATCCCCTCAGAACTCAGCCCTCCTCTGTGCCCAGGTGTCAGGAGGAGAGGGCCCGGCTGCAGGCGGAGCTGGAGCAGAAGCAACGGGAGGCTGAAAGGAAGGACGCCGTGTATGAGGAGGAGCTTGGCGGGCAGCGGGACCTGGTCCGAGCCATGAAGAGTCGGGTGCTGGAGCTGATTCAGTAAGGGCGGGACCCCGGGCTGGGGTGCAGGAGAGGGCGTGGTATCAGGCATGCCCTCTGGACCTTTGGTACACCAACTCATCTCCTTCTTTCAGCCACCTCTGCTGTTATCCCCAtgccacagatgagaaaactgagggtcagagaggctgagttggccaccaaggaagcacagCATACAAATTGCATAGAGTCCTCTGCCTCTAAGGCAAGCCCCCCTCCAacccccacaaacacacacaacaacCAAGgttaggagaagggaaaggagccCAGAGGTTAACTGGGAGATAATCTCATGTCCTatacctgcctgcctgccagacTTCCTCAGACCGCTGGGCCTGTGGCCTGTCCTGGGTCAGCTG
Proteins encoded in this window:
- the RUFY4 gene encoding RUN and FYVE domain-containing protein 4 encodes the protein MAKEGAVLKMTRDLKAAVSAILQGYGAGQQPVTDTSAELHRLCGCLELLLQFDQKEQKSFLRPRKDYWDFLCAALWQQRGDTEPVRFVHSLDKLKTPLGKGRAFIRFCLAHGQLAESLQLCLLNPELTREWYGPRSPLVCPELREDILDSLYALNGMTFDLDLQRPDLDGAWPMFSESHCSNSSQTRGRRPRKTRESPKEISATYGNSTEVHLEEPHTSQASCLQDAPRKDGLAGLPRSQQHRHHPHFLEKKKEDPRSLGCPPSMWELDGEEFQQDQEKGVPRTEICLEDSTPTIQGQGEGAREPLKEVAGSEAEGKGALLGVEGQRTTKGTHEGEAERSHIHRLLASSPKGTIGDVVSWGKHDGKVPSIPGELWVLQGLGTKEDSTSEKPQEQTGVTSVTRREEQAEMALQDVVKSLRYGLQKTQEQAQHQEQMLKEQEGELKALQEQLSRCQEERARLQAELEQKQREAERKDAVYEEELGGQRDLVRAMKSRVLELIQEKDILWQKVQHLSSMAPGCCVVCSKIFGRLSRRYPCRLCGGLVCHACSVDYKKRERHCPPCSQRRDAQVL